A genomic window from Plasmodium reichenowi strain SY57 chromosome 6, whole genome shotgun sequence includes:
- a CDS encoding eukaryotic translation initiation factor 3 subunit L, putative: MAEVSPVEENVSEEIVSFEEEVETFLINLHDFVYHRNAEAIKKLFDTDFYSISEIYFKNIRWPSIKLVDIFYKQKNRFHNLIHSLYEELYYRHVFIIKDITLEDRKNSWDNYKCLLNFITTICTDLSGDSNDNVLVMPNVWIYDFLSEYIYQYQSMCHYRLQLLKDLEKNEEGISFVTQNTEVFESSIVFEVLHNLLLKGEFSTLPLEEKSTFVNNIYNINNEEINSKYQFAYFACCILLNLYVLIGDYYTALKIISNIELNHKALYWKVTLCHLNIFYNIAFSYMMLKRYNDSIKILSQILIYLSKQKIHFSNQQKYQQNLIHKLIDKMYLIIIICHSLTNTRLDETILQNIKENYSGKFYALQSANEQTYAELFIRVAPKFIDPLSNISFQILSNFQNIQNQTYSSDPTNRQLAIFLKDVSYQKKAFYFISYAKLYHNIQLKKLANLMNYNELINNDDEHEQEQNVSSDIMCVKNCSKQLIWKEGPLYTGDIINSIFGNSFDFFIDLDIVNIKTRAHQKIFIDYFVHQINMSKNLMNNLLGAGSTHMYKTKYDHFRKKLKNKTRNKHNNNNNNNNNNNNNNNNNNNNNNNNNNNNNNNNNNNNYYHKNKQDKQNKQNRQNKQNKQNHPNRHNNQNKPNHQNNMHAQVAAS; the protein is encoded by the coding sequence atggCTGAGGTGAGCCCCGTTGAAGAAAATGTAAGTGAGGAGATAGTAAGTTTTGAAGAAGAAGTTGAAACgtttttaataaatttacaCGATTTCGTTTATCATCGAAATGCTGAAGCTATAAAGAAATTGTTTGACACGGATTTTTATAGCATATctgaaatatattttaagaaTATAAGATGGCCTTCAATAAAATTGgttgatatattttataaacaGAAAAACCGATTTCATAATTTGATTCATTCATTATATGAAGAGTTATATTATCGTcatgtatttataataaaagatataacTTTAGAAGATCGAAAGAATTCTTGggataattataaatgcttattaaattttataacaACTATATGTACGGATTTATCAGGTGATTCGAACGATAATGTATTAGTTATGCCAAATGTTTGgatatatgattttttatcagaatatatataccaaTATCAATCGATGTGTCATTATAGATTacaattattaaaagatttAGAAAAGAACGAAGAGGGAATATCATTTGTTACACAGAATACGGAAGTTTTTGAAAGTAGTATTGTTTTTGAAGTAttacataatttattattaaaaggAGAATTTAGTACGTTGCCTTTAGAAGAAAAAAGTACAtttgttaataatatttataatataaataatgaagaaataaatagTAAATATCAATTTGCTTATTTTGCTTgttgtatattattaaatttatatgtattgATAGGAGATTATTATACAGctttaaaaattatttctaATATAGAACTCAATCATAAAGCATTATACTGGAAAGTGACATTATGTcatttgaatatattttataatattgcattttcatatatgatgttaaaaagatataatgatagtataaaaatattatcacaaattctaatatatttatctaaGCAAAAAATACATTTCTCTAATCAACAAAAATATCAGCAAAATTTAATACATAAACTTATTGATAAAATGtatcttattattattatttgtcATTCATTAACAAATACAAGATTAGATGAAACCATTCttcaaaatattaaagaaaattattCAGGAAAATTTTATGCTTTACAATCAGCCAATGAACAAACATATGcagaattatttattagAGTTGCACCTAAATTTATTGATCCTTTATCGAATATCAGTTTCCAAATTTTATCaaattttcaaaatattcaaaatcAAACATATTCTTCAGATCCAACAAATCGACAACTAGCCatctttttaaaagatgtatcttatcaaaaaaaagctttctattttatttcgTATGCTaaattatatcataatattcaattaaaaaaattagcAAATCTTATGaattataatgaattaatcaataatgatgatgaacACGAACAAGAACAAAACGTATCGTCGGATATTATGTGTGTTAAAAATTGTAGTAAACAATTAATATGGAAAGAAGGACCCTTATATACAGGagatattattaattctATCTTTGGAAATtcttttgatttttttattgatctagatattgtaaatattaaaacTAGAGCACaccaaaaaatatttattgattattttgttcatcAAATTAATATGAGTAAAAATTTGATGAATAATTTATTGGGAGCTGGATCAAcacatatgtataaaacAAAGTATGACCACTTTAGGAAAAAgcttaaaaataaaaccaGAAATAAGcacaacaataataataataataataataataataataacaataataataataataataataataataacaacaacaataataataacaataataacaataataataataattattatcacaaaaataaacaagataaacaaaataaacaaaatagGCAAAATAAGCAAAATAAGCAAAATCATCCTAACAGACATAACAATCAAAATAAGCCCAATCATCAAAATAACATGCACGCACAAGTAGCTGCTTCGTGA